A region of the bacterium genome:
AAGTGCGCGAAGGACCGTGGGACGACGCGGTCAATCTGGCGTTGACCTATGCCGAGATTCCCTTTGATGTGATCTATGACCGTGAGGTGCTGGAAGGCAAGCTGCAGAAATACGAGTGGGTACATTTGCACCACGAGGATTTCACTGGTCAATACGGCAAGTTCTATTCGATGTATCGGAACGCGGATTGGTACATGCGACAGGTACAGGAAGAGGAAGCGAGCGCCAAGTCGCTCGGTTTCAGCAAGGTATCAGAGATGAAACTCGCGGTCGCCCGCACCTTCAAAGGCTATATCGGCCGCGGCGGCTTCCTGTTTGCGATGTGCAGCGCGACAGACAGTTACGACATCGCGCTCGCAGCGGCAGCCACAGACATTTGCGCGGCAGTATTTGACGGCGACGGAATTGATCCGAATTACGCGAGCAAAATGGACTACGGGAACGCGCTGGCTTTTCAGAATTATTCATTGATCACGGACCCGATGGTCTATGAGTTTTCGTCCATTGACGTAAGTCCGACTTCCGGCATGCTGGCACAGGGCGGAGAGGGCGACTATTTCACGTTGTTTGACTTTTCTGCGAAGTTCGACCCGGTGCCGACGATGCTCACGCAATGTCACACAAATGTGGTAAAGGGTTTTCTCGGTCAGACGACCGCCTTTCACAAGGAGTTTCTGAAACCCACTGTTACAGTTTTGGGATTACGCGAAGGCACAGAGGAAACGAAGTATATTCACGGCAAGTTCGGCGATGGCTTCTGGACATTTTACGGCGGTCATGACCCCGAAGACTACCGGCATCAGGTCGGCGACCCGCCTACCAATCTTGCGCTGCATAAAAACTCGCCCGGCTACCGTTTGATTCTGAACAATGTTCTCTTTCCCGCCGCGCGGAAGAAAGACCTGAAGACGTGAGAAATTTGCGTAGTAAAGTCTGCTCGTTCGCCATGAGAAACATTTCCATTCTTGTTGCTGTCTTGTTCATTACGATCGCAGGGCAGGCGCAGCCCACAATCTCTTTTTCGGACTTGCTGGGTTTAGTCGGCGAGTGGGAGGGAACGCTGACGTATACGGATGAACTGGACGATACCACACGCGTGACCGTCCCGGCCCGCTTCTCCGCCGGCGCAGCACAGGGCAAGTTGATCACGCGCGTCGTTTACAAAAAAGCGAACGGCGAGAACGTGCTTCAGTGGGGCGAATGGCAGGTTTCCGGAGATGGCAGACGCATCCTGATCGACGACAAGACATGGTTCGTGTCGAATAAGCGTGTCACCGAGAACGGAACGACGCTGATGTTTCAAGGGGGCGGCGTGGACAATAATCGCTCTGCGCACATCATTCAGGGAATGTACATCGGTCATCAGGACTCGGTGGTCATGACCAAACAGGTGCTCTACGAGCACGCCGGCACAGAAATTTTCCGGCAGCACTTCAGATTGGGGCGGAGCAAAGAGTGATGACACAGGAACTCTGGGGCGAGGTGGACAACTATCTTGAAGCACTCTTTGTCAAACACGACGAGGTGCTTGAAGCGGTAATCCACGAACAGGAGGCGGAAGGACTTCCCGCGATTCAAGTTTCTCCGTTGGAAGGGAAGCTGCTGCAGATCATGACCGCCGCCATGAACGCCAAATATGTGCTGGAAATCGGCACGCTCGGTGGTTATAGTGCGATTCTGCTGGCCCGTGCGATTCCCGCCGACGGCCGAGTGATCACACTTGAAGTCGATGCGAAGCATGCCGAGGTTGCAAAGCGCGCCTTGGCTCGGGCGGGAGTCGAGCGCAAGGTGGAAGTGCTGATCGGCCCCGCATTGGAAACGCTGCCGAAGCTGCAGAGCGAGGGGCACGTGTTCGACGTCGTGTTCATTGATGCCGACAAGGAGAACAACGTGCATTATGTGCAATGGGCACTGCGAATGTCGCGTCCCGGCACATTGATTGTCGTGGATAATGTGATTCGTGAGGGGGACATTCTCAACGCGCAGAGTGATTCACCAATGACTCAGGGTGTGCGCCGGATGAATGATTATCTGCGCAATGAGCCGCGCCTGCAAGTGACGGCTTTGCAAACAGTCGGTTCAAAGGGCTACGACGGCATGTGCTTCATGCTGGTGAGAGAATAGGGCATGGCGTATAAGCGTATCATGGCGATGCAGATTCTTGACATCCAGCGCTATTCGGCGTATCGCGATCAAATGACGCCGATTCTCGCGGAGTACGACGGATGTTTTGAATACGACTTTACGATTCCGGAAGTGTTGAAGAAGTGCTGCGATGTCGAAATCAACCGGCTCTTCATGATTACCTTTCCCACCCGACAGCAGTCGGTGGACTTTTTCACGGATCCGCGCTATTTGGAGATTCGCAAGACCTATTTTGAAAGTTCCGTAGGAAGCGTGACGCAGATTGCGGAGTTTGAAGAGAGATAAGCACGACATCACAATAATCAGGGGAGAGCGCTATGTTTGCTTGTCAATGGCACTTCGACATTCCGTTCGGAACACAGAAAGAAGCATTGGAGATTGTCCGGCAATACGGCGAGGCGATGTCGAAGTCGCCCGGCATGCCGCAGATGCAAAACGAGCGGGTAATGGTCGGACACATCGGGCCATCACCGTCACATGTCGTGGTTGAGTCGATCGTATCGTCGCTTGCCGAGTGGGAGAAGATGATGCAGGACGTCGGGAGCGGCAAGTATCAGGAATTCGCGACCAAGATGCAGAAATTTATCGTGCCCGGCTCGCAGCGTTGGGAAGTGTACCGGATTGTGCAGTAGCGAAGAAGGACTGAAGTATGACACGCGGCCCGCCCAGTTGGACGGGCCGCTTATGCTCAACAGAATTTGGCGGAGGCACTTGCCACTACTTTGGAAGTTCGCATCTCATCAGTTGCATGCGCATATGATGTAGCGAGATTTGTTACCGTGAAAGTAAACAAAGAAAAATCAGAAAATTACCATTTCATAGTGAAAAGTCATGCTATCTCTATCACGCGGCACGTTTTTGGAAACGTAAAGCCCGCTGGACGAGGCGCGACGAGGCCGCTGATCTGAAACTTAGGCGATAGAGAAAAGGCTACAACCTTATCAGGAATGCTGAATATGCACACCACTTCAAATCAATATGACAATGCTCAACTTATGAATTATAGCTCCGTGCTCACTTCTGCACGACCGTTCCTCCACACTTTCGTAAGTCGTGATTTGTGGTCTGAAAATCCTTGCGCGCAACTCACGCGTCACTTGCCTTGACGAGAAAAATGTTGTATGTTGATTGCCCACACATGAAGTAACTATAACGATTACGGGGATGATGAACTACAACGGCAATGGAAACGGCAAGCCGTATACGAACGGCAACGGTAGCAAGCCGGGCAAGTTCTCGAAAAACAATATTGAGGGTCTGACAGCGACGCGCGAAAACTATTTGCGCACGTTGTATCAGCTTTCGCGTGGAACAGATGGCGTGCGCTTAACGGATCTTGCGCGCGCGGAGGGCGTCCGGTTGCCGACGGCACGGCACGCAGTCAACTGTTTGCGAGACCTCGGTTTAGCGTCACAAGAGAACTATGGTAAGATTCAACTTACGGCAGACGGTGAACGAATTGGCCAGCAGATTTGCGACAGGTTTGATCTGACGCGCAAGTTTCTGGTGGAGGTTTTGGGGGTTGAAGCACAGGCCGCGGAGCGCGAAGCCTCTACGATGGAGCACCACTTAGAAGAAAACACGCTGGAGCGCCTGGCCGCATTTGTGAAGCATGTGACGAACTGTAATGGCGGGGAGTATGCCAGTCCGGATTGCCTCGTAAACCTGCGCATCACAATGGAAGAACAGAACCGCATGGCGGGCTGATTATTCGGAAGTTTAGCAATTGTAAACGGAGAGGACGACCTCTCCGTTTTCTCATTTAGAGTCAAGGAGTGCCGCATGCAGCGGGTCACAATTCTGCTTGCGCTGATGGTTATCGGCGCCGGATTCAGATTGTTTGTGCTTGAGTTGCGTCCCGACGGAGCTTTGCTTCGGGCGCCGGATGAGCCGGAATATCTTGAGATTGCGCAGAATATCTGGCTCGGAGAGGGCTTTGTTTTGAACAAACAGCCGACTGCCTATCGCGATATGCTCGTGCCGTATATGGTCGCTGCTACAATGTCCGTTGGCGGTGGGGACTTCAAACTCTTCTATTACGTGCAGTTGGTTCTGAGTTTGGCGACGGGACTGCTGCTCTATCTCGTCGCCCGCAAGCGGTTCTCCGAGAATATAGCGTATCTCGTGTGTGCGGTCTGGATGCTTTATCCCGCAGCTGCGGTGTTTTCCTCGCTTCTCCTCACGGAAACTGTATTCACATTCTTCTGGGTGCTGGCCATCTGGCTGCATGACCGGATGGATGAAAGGGGCTACACGATCACCGACGCGATTATGTTGGGTGCCGTGCTGGGATTGCTGTGTCTGACCCGCGCCGCCGGCGCAATTCTATTGGCAACGGTGTTTATCTATGTGTTCCTGATTCGTCACGAGACTCCGTTCGCCTTGCGCGCGCGCGCAGTGTCCATTGTTCTGCTTGCGGCAATCGTCGTCATGCTCCCGTGGATGATTCGTAATCAGGTTGTGGCAGACCGCTTTGCCCTGAATACCAACGGCGGCATCAATCTGCTGATTGGTAATAATCCGTATGCGACTGGAGCCTACATCTTTGACGAGCGCGTCCAAAGGCTGATTCCCGATGAAGCGCGCAGCGAAGCACAGCGCGACGTCGCGGCGACAAGTGCGGCGACTGACTACGCTCGAGGCCATGTGCGCGCGACGCTGCAAAACTGGCCGACGAAGTTCGCCTATCTCTGGTCCACCGATATGGCGATGCTGGCGCACTTTGCTCCCGTGCGCGGGGCGACGCTTGCCGAAACACTGCACAAGCAGCCTCTTGGTGCATTGGTTCTAATGTCAATTCCGTTTGCGATTCTGGTTTTGCTGGGTTTATCCGGCTTCTATTTGGTCAAGAAATTTCCCGCACGCGGATTCTTCATTCTGCAGCTTTGGCTCACAGCGCTCGCAGCATTCGTGAGCTATGGTTTGCCGCGCTATCACTTTCCCGTTATGCCCGCAGTGATTCTGGGTATGGCCGCTTATGTCGAACATCAACCATGGAACAGTGCTCCGCAATGGCGCAGACTTTCGCTTCTGCTCGCAATCGGAATCTTCATGGGAATCTGGATGTTTGAGTCAGTAAAAATCATCGGATGGATGTGAAACAACGGCCTCCACAGTAGCAAAGTTGCAGATAGCCCACTTATCCAGACTTTTCAAAGCGACTGAATTCTTTAAAGTTGGAAACAACTGACAAAATTGAACCGCGCTCGACCGACCACAGTTTCATCGGAAATGCCTACCCGAATCCGTTTAACAGCGTGGTGACAATTGAATTTGTCGTGCGGCTTGAACAGGAGATTGCGCTGGAGATTTTTGATTTAACGGGCCGGTTGGTGGCATCAGTATTTAACGGCAGAATCAACGCGGGTGTGCACATTCGAGACTGGCACCCGCAGTCGCTTTCAAGCGGATTGTATTTTGCGCGACTACGAGGAGCGGACGGCGCGAGGTCTACAGCGAAACTCATGTATCTGAAGTAGTCTTTCGCAAAACCGATAAAGAAGAGCCGCATCTTTCAATGCGGCTCTTTTGTTACACGTTCTTGTGACGACTATCAAATCTTGGACAGCGCGTGATCCAGATCATTGATCAGATCGTCGACCTCCTCGATGCCGACGGACAATCTGATCAGATTGTCGGTGATACCGGCATGCGCGCGGGCTTCTGGGGTCATCGAGGCGTGTGTCATGGAAGCCGGATGCTGAATCAACGAGTCCACGCAGCCCAGACTCACCGCCAGCGTGTGGACGTGCACGCTGTTCAGCAAACGCTTGGACGCCTCGTAGTCGCCTGCAATCTCAAACGAAATCATCCCGCCGGGCAGACGCATCTGCTTCTGCGCAAGACGATACTGCGGAAACCCCGGCAGTCCGGGATAATAGACGTGTGAAACTTTCGGATGACGCTGCAGCCATTCGGCAATCGCCTGCGCGTTGGCGCAGTGTCTGTCCATGCGCAACGGCAACGTTTTCATACCCATATTGAGCAGCCACGTGTCGAACGGCGACGGACACGCGCCGGTGTCTTTCATCGTGTGATAGAGTTCCTCCTTGATCCACTCGTGCTTGGTGGTCAGCGACCCGCCGATCAGCGCGCCATGACCGGAAAGATACTTTGTGGTGCTGTGCATGACGACGTCTGCGCCGAGCGACAGCGGTTGCTGCAAGTAGGGAGTCGCAAACGTGTTGTCCACCGTGACCACAATTTCCGGGTTGACTTCGCGTACGACTCGAATAGCTTCTTCGATATCGGTTAGCTCGAGCAGCGGGTTGGTCGGCGTCTCAAAGAACAGCATCTTCGCCTGCGGATACTTCTCGATTGCCGCTTTCAGTTCGTCGAGTTTTCCGGTATCCACGATTATCGACTGCACACCGAATTTCGGCAGCATCGTTTGAAAGAAATCGTCGGTCGAACCGTACAGCGTTTCGCCGCGCAGCAGCACGTCACCCGGATGCAGTAGTGCGAAGGATAGTCCGGCAATTGCGCCCATTCCCGAGGAGTAAAGAAGCGAAGCGATGCAGCTCTCAGGGTTAGCAAGTTTGACGTCGCGGCCTTCCAAGGCATTTAACTTCGCTTCGGCGACCACCACGGTCGGATTGCCCAGCCGCGTGTACACATATCCGGACGTGCGACGCGCGAACAAATCCGCCCCCTCTTCGGCGTTGTCGAAGGTGAAGGTGGACGTCGCAAATATGGCGTTGGTGTGACTCTTTAGTTTTGGCTGCCCGACCTTCTCGCCCGCATGCAGACAGCGAGTGCCGAACCCATAACGTAAATAGAACTGTTCAATAGCGTCTCGTAATTTAGAATCTTCCATAGTCGTTCAAAGGTTAAAATAGATAGTAGGGTTATACAGTATTTTGGTTTTCCCCCGCGATGACCTCATCGAGAAATTCAACGCCGCGCCGCATGTGCGGAATGACAATCGAACCGCCCACCACCAAGCCCACGGAGAAGATATCAAAAAACTCGGGCACGGAGACTCCAAGCTTGCGGCATTCGAGAATGTGATAGCGCACGCAGTCGTCGCAGCGCAGCACCAGCGACGAGACGAGTCCGAGCATCTCTTTTGTTCTGCGGTCCAGCGCGCCGTCCTGATAGGTAAGCGTGTCCACACCGAAAAAGCGTTTGACTGCCTGATGGTCTTCACCGAGGATGCGCTGATTCATCCGCGCGCGGTAGGCTTCGAAGTCTGCGACGAGAGTAGACATGGAAGGAAGTTAGTTAGTGACAGATGCTGCGCACTCTGTAAAATCGGCGCGCTAAGGCAAACCCGTTGAAATCCTGCCAGTAGCTTTCAATGGTCGTGGTAATTCCTTCAAACGGACCCTCGCCATTCAACGCACCCTCAATCAGGTAGTAATCGGCCTCCGCAACGTCCGGCCAATCGAGAAATGGCACGTTCCCGACCGAAAAGATGAGGAGATTCGGCACCGGCGGACACTCGCCCAGCGCGGGACTGATTTCAATTGAAAACTCACCGAACTGATTCGCCGTCGTTCCTTCCACCATAATCAAATAGTCCCGTGCCGTTAAGCCGTAGGAGTAAAGGTCCGCTCCAAGCAGACAGCTTCCCGTGTCCGCGTCATCAAGATAGCCGGAAACGCATTGTGACAAAATCTGCACCCGCGCGTTGAAGAACTCCGAACAAACCTGAATATATAGATCGGCCGGTGTCGCCAGCGAGAGTCTGTAGAACACGTCCGGCGCCGCCGTTCCGCCCTCTGAACCTGCTCCAAACGTTGTGGATTCGTCGTAGTACGGGAAGAATGTGACGGGCCGCGCATTCGCGCACAAATCATGCGGCCCGCTGAACATATGCTGACATTGGAGAGCGAGCGAGTACGTTCCTGTGGATTGTCCTGAGGGATCGAGCACCTGCAAGTAGCACATCTGCGTCGTCAGTGGAAACAGAGCAATCGTCGAAAATGCTCCCGGACCGCTGTTGTCGTCCACGCCAATTAGAGTATTCAGACTGTCGTAGAGCAGAATCATCGTATTCTCAGGAGTCTCGCACGAGAACGTCCGGATATATACCGAGTCTCCGGCGGGCAATTGAAAGCGGAAGAAGTCCGCTCCGTGTCCGTCGAGATGAGCACAGAGCACCGTATCTCCGCATTGTATCGGATTCGCCTGCTGAAATGTGTTGTTCGGCTCACTTTCACCGAGAATACGAGCTTCGGCAACTTCATACTCCAGCAGAAGCAGCCCGAACATGACGCAGAGTAAGCGGGTCAGAATCATAAATCAGGAGATAGCCCACACCATTCAGAAATGCACTATCCTTAAGATAAGCTAACCTCCGCTACTCTTCAAGTCCGATTTTCGAAAGCAACAGAGCGGCCCCCGCGAGCCGCTCTGCTTGAACATGCGAACAGTGTTCGCCTGCTGAACCTACCGCCTGTCGCGTGGACGCGTCTTTCGGTCGTTACGACCCGGGTTGCGATCCCTGTCTCTATCCCGATCTCGGTCCCGATCGCGATTTCTGTCCCTGTCCCAGTTGTGATCCCGATCGCGATCTCTGTTCCTGTCCCTATCCCAGTTGTAGTCCCGTCCTCGATCTCTGTCACCACCATGCCGATCGTGGCTCTGCCACGTGCGATGATGACTGTGCGGTCGTGGCGAGCTGATGAAAAAGTGAACGTCGAAAAACGACCGGCGCGGAACCCAATTGTGATCACAATAACTGCGATCCGTCCAGCGCGGATAACCTCGGCTGTCGCACAAGTCATAACAGAAATCACGTCCGCGAATCTGACCTGCATAACAGTAGTCGTCATAGCGATCGCGCCACGCGACAATTGTCACCCACGAGCCGCTGCGCAGATAGTAGTTGCATTCATCCCAATACCATTGCGGGCCGAGATGCACGCGAAACGTCGTGCCGCAGTCGCTGAGCACGTAAGCAATCTGTCCGCGAATCGATTGAATGCGGCCTTCTATTCGGATACGTTCAAGATCATCGCGGCGGCTCGCTTCGGCACTGCCCGCAATCAATAGAGCGCCCAGTATGGCGGCAAGTGCAAGGGTTCTCTTCATAGTTGTGCTCCCTCAAGAGTTGTTCATCCGTTAATTTGCGCGGCAGCGCGACTTGTCACATTTGCGTCTGGGCGGCGGGCCATTTCGCTGCATGCCGTGCGGCCCCAGTCCGTCCATTTGCGGTCCCTGTCCTTCTGGCCCTCGTCGCATCATCGGATCCAGCCCTCCATGCGGACC
Encoded here:
- a CDS encoding carboxymuconolactone decarboxylase family protein; this encodes MSTLVADFEAYRARMNQRILGEDHQAVKRFFGVDTLTYQDGALDRRTKEMLGLVSSLVLRCDDCVRYHILECRKLGVSVPEFFDIFSVGLVVGGSIVIPHMRRGVEFLDEVIAGENQNTV
- a CDS encoding DUF1330 domain-containing protein, yielding MAYKRIMAMQILDIQRYSAYRDQMTPILAEYDGCFEYDFTIPEVLKKCCDVEINRLFMITFPTRQQSVDFFTDPRYLEIRKTYFESSVGSVTQIAEFEER
- a CDS encoding O-methyltransferase: MTQELWGEVDNYLEALFVKHDEVLEAVIHEQEAEGLPAIQVSPLEGKLLQIMTAAMNAKYVLEIGTLGGYSAILLARAIPADGRVITLEVDAKHAEVAKRALARAGVERKVEVLIGPALETLPKLQSEGHVFDVVFIDADKENNVHYVQWALRMSRPGTLIVVDNVIREGDILNAQSDSPMTQGVRRMNDYLRNEPRLQVTALQTVGSKGYDGMCFMLVRE
- a CDS encoding glycosyltransferase family 39 protein, with the protein product MQRVTILLALMVIGAGFRLFVLELRPDGALLRAPDEPEYLEIAQNIWLGEGFVLNKQPTAYRDMLVPYMVAATMSVGGGDFKLFYYVQLVLSLATGLLLYLVARKRFSENIAYLVCAVWMLYPAAAVFSSLLLTETVFTFFWVLAIWLHDRMDERGYTITDAIMLGAVLGLLCLTRAAGAILLATVFIYVFLIRHETPFALRARAVSIVLLAAIVVMLPWMIRNQVVADRFALNTNGGINLLIGNNPYATGAYIFDERVQRLIPDEARSEAQRDVAATSAATDYARGHVRATLQNWPTKFAYLWSTDMAMLAHFAPVRGATLAETLHKQPLGALVLMSIPFAILVLLGLSGFYLVKKFPARGFFILQLWLTALAAFVSYGLPRYHFPVMPAVILGMAAYVEHQPWNSAPQWRRLSLLLAIGIFMGIWMFESVKIIGWM
- a CDS encoding aminotransferase class I/II-fold pyridoxal phosphate-dependent enzyme, whose amino-acid sequence is MEDSKLRDAIEQFYLRYGFGTRCLHAGEKVGQPKLKSHTNAIFATSTFTFDNAEEGADLFARRTSGYVYTRLGNPTVVVAEAKLNALEGRDVKLANPESCIASLLYSSGMGAIAGLSFALLHPGDVLLRGETLYGSTDDFFQTMLPKFGVQSIIVDTGKLDELKAAIEKYPQAKMLFFETPTNPLLELTDIEEAIRVVREVNPEIVVTVDNTFATPYLQQPLSLGADVVMHSTTKYLSGHGALIGGSLTTKHEWIKEELYHTMKDTGACPSPFDTWLLNMGMKTLPLRMDRHCANAQAIAEWLQRHPKVSHVYYPGLPGFPQYRLAQKQMRLPGGMISFEIAGDYEASKRLLNSVHVHTLAVSLGCVDSLIQHPASMTHASMTPEARAHAGITDNLIRLSVGIEEVDDLINDLDHALSKI
- a CDS encoding asparagine synthetase B; this encodes MKQLFAFLTIALFTLSAFAQKLLIPMDLSQSDHLKAYGVAYDALEKGIKVEWLLNYRGGSFMMEYDEGIAADCRLRGVKSENAGSAGDIYLEIENANMEVVLLEKATKVAIYAPDEVREGPWDDAVNLALTYAEIPFDVIYDREVLEGKLQKYEWVHLHHEDFTGQYGKFYSMYRNADWYMRQVQEEEASAKSLGFSKVSEMKLAVARTFKGYIGRGGFLFAMCSATDSYDIALAAAATDICAAVFDGDGIDPNYASKMDYGNALAFQNYSLITDPMVYEFSSIDVSPTSGMLAQGGEGDYFTLFDFSAKFDPVPTMLTQCHTNVVKGFLGQTTAFHKEFLKPTVTVLGLREGTEETKYIHGKFGDGFWTFYGGHDPEDYRHQVGDPPTNLALHKNSPGYRLILNNVLFPAARKKDLKT
- a CDS encoding metal-dependent transcriptional regulator, which produces MMNYNGNGNGKPYTNGNGSKPGKFSKNNIEGLTATRENYLRTLYQLSRGTDGVRLTDLARAEGVRLPTARHAVNCLRDLGLASQENYGKIQLTADGERIGQQICDRFDLTRKFLVEVLGVEAQAAEREASTMEHHLEENTLERLAAFVKHVTNCNGGEYASPDCLVNLRITMEEQNRMAG
- a CDS encoding T9SS type A sorting domain-containing protein produces the protein METTDKIEPRSTDHSFIGNAYPNPFNSVVTIEFVVRLEQEIALEIFDLTGRLVASVFNGRINAGVHIRDWHPQSLSSGLYFARLRGADGARSTAKLMYLK